The genomic window TCTTTAACATCAAAGCTGATTTTCTTGAACATCACACCATCTTCAACCTGGACTGCTATGAAGCGATCAGAAGGGCTGAAATCAGCCTTGTCACGGATATCCTTAGGTACAACGAGCTGACCCTTGGGCGACATCTTCACTATATCCTCACTCATAGTTTAACAGTTAAACTGTAAAACATTTAAATCTTAGGCTAATTTCACAGCAGTTATAACCCGATATAAGAATCATGCCAAGCAGGTTTTAACCCTACTAAAGTTTAAACTGTTCCTACTCTAACCCTGCCAAAATTTAGAAAGTATTATTTCTCAAATTTCTCAATCAAATCCTTGAAAGATTTATCAGCCACAACCTTAACATTCTCATACTTTTCTGACAGCCATTCTGCGAAGTTTTCCTGGTGTCCTCCTGCATGATCCGATGGTCTTACCAAGACTTTTTCTGCAAGGTTTGCTGCTTCGTAAGAAGCCATTCCTCCACGAGTTACAACTGTCTCAGTCCTACCCATAAGGTCAAGGAACTCTTCATGTGATATGTCCTTCCAGTATTTTTCCTGTAGTTCCGGGTCGTTGCTGGAGGGTATGACAAGCAGTTCATTGTCTTTTTCATCGGATTCATGTTCTGAAAAGTCCCTGTACTGTATTATCTGCTTGTTCTCAACTTTGTCAGTGTGATACTTGTCAAGTAGTTCGTCTTGTGAAACCCAGACTCTGACAGATGAGAATCTGCTGAGGATTTTTGGTGTCAGGCTAGGCTGTTTTGTCCTGTTTTCTGCTTCTACTGCTATAACTTCTATCCTTTTTAGAGCAGCTATTAAACCGATCGGAAAAGAGGTGTTGGCTCCGTAAACTGCTACTTTCTCTGGTTTCTCTTTCTTAAGTATTTTCCAGCTTCGATAGAAGTTCTTCAAAGCCCTTATAGGCCTGTAGAACTTTCCGCCTGTAGGTCTCCAGCTAGGTGCTCTGTAAACTTTTTGTGCAAAATCGTAGTCATATTCATCGTCTCGATCTGTAACCACGATATACTCTGGATCTTCTATTTCTTCCTCTATCCTAGCTTTGACTGCTGGCGTTGCTGTTGCGTGCCCACTGTGCCTAGAACCTAGAATGATTTTTGTCATGGTTTCAGCTTCTTCAAGTAGTTCTTAGCGACATTTACTATTGAGCTGCCGGCTGCTTGTTCTATGTGATATATATTTGCGTCCGGGATTTTCTCGTTGTTCCATTCGAATACATGTTCTTTCTTAGTCATGGGCTGAGTGTGATGTCCTGAAACAGCTAGTGCTAAAGCGTACTGTTCGTGATGGTTGACCTTGCCCTGGCTTTCAAGATCAGAGTTCACATATCTGACCCATTTATCCTGTATTTCCTGATGGAGACCGTTCTTGAATATCAAGAACCCTGCGTTCGGCATCCAGTCCATGTATTCCTCACCGTGTTCCTCGAACAGGTCTTCCCAGTTCTCCAGATCGGCTGAACCGGGTCGGGCCTTGAACTCGAAGTCTCCTTCTATTACTTCCCATATATCGTTGCCTATTACTGTATCGCAGTCCAGAAATACGACATTCTCCGACTCTAGAGAACAAAGGTTGATTTTCTCACCGTAGTGGCTTTCTGGTAAACTTCTGGAGACATTGAATGCTTCCGTCTGGTTCTCTTTTTTGATTATTTCTGCCCCAGTATCCTTCAAAGCTTCTTCGTCTTCTTTGTCGTATGGTGGAGTGTAGAATATCTTGATTTTCTCCGGTTCTACATGTTGTTTGAGTGTGGCTATGCTTCTGAGGCATTGTTGAACCATGTTTTTCCTGCTGGATAGTGTGTATACGAAGACGGTGTTTTGTTTAATTTCCATTGTAATATCTGTTTATGAGCTTGTTATCTCTTTCATTTCTTGAATGAATTTTTCGGCATTGTCTCTCATATCGAGTTTATCGTATTCTATTTTTGCATCAGGATCGTAGTCTATTTCCTCCCTTGCTGTTTTTATTCTGGAAAAGAACTTGGCATCTTCACTTTCTATTAGATTTTCATCCTTGTAGAGAACTTTGCCTACTAGGCTGTCAACACCTTCGTGAGTCTTAGGTTCGAAACCTTTGCTTAGTAAGACAGATTTAGCTGCATAGAAGATAGAATAGTAAAGCGAGTTCCAGTACATCCTATCTGATATTCCTTTAACTCTTTTGAGGTCATTTAGTGACTCTTCAGCTAAATCCATAAATTTCTCAGATTCAGACATATAGTTCACCGGTCGATCTGACCTCTCGTCCGTATACCGTGTTCTTCATTTCTTCGTATTCTTTTTCAGTCTTTACTATA from Candidatus Nanohalobium constans includes these protein-coding regions:
- a CDS encoding HEPN domain-containing protein, which encodes MSESEKFMDLAEESLNDLKRVKGISDRMYWNSLYYSIFYAAKSVLLSKGFEPKTHEGVDSLVGKVLYKDENLIESEDAKFFSRIKTAREEIDYDPDAKIEYDKLDMRDNAEKFIQEMKEITSS
- a CDS encoding AbrB/MazE/SpoVT family DNA-binding domain-containing protein is translated as MSEDIVKMSPKGQLVVPKDIRDKADFSPSDRFIAVQVEDGVMFKKISFDVKEEYEKLSNKVQERFQEEGLEKEEIEDAIEWARK